A stretch of the Streptomyces sp. WMMB303 genome encodes the following:
- a CDS encoding TetR/AcrR family transcriptional regulator, producing MPNTAGDRIQDGAGEIAERVREVVEATGCSQREFARRIVMDPSKLSRSLGGSRRFTVAELARIADAGRVDAGWLLGSGSTAPGAADAPQTPSAAPAAGGGTRTVAPPAAGRPLQIVRETVRLIAEHGFHAVRVADIAAACDTSTAAIHYHFPGRAELLEAAVRWCMDEDTASRAARISETGATEDAAAELAELLALQTPRTEQQRRQWLVWLDLWAEAARSTAIGRLHVEYYRQWRTTVADVVRRGIAQGVFRPVDPEFSALRLTALVDGLASQVLAGAAGTEDGTGPDDMHAALLAHVRTELLAQAAD from the coding sequence ATGCCGAACACAGCGGGCGACCGGATCCAGGACGGCGCGGGCGAGATCGCCGAGCGCGTCCGCGAGGTCGTCGAAGCCACCGGATGCAGCCAGCGGGAGTTCGCCCGGCGCATCGTGATGGACCCCTCGAAACTCTCCCGCTCGCTCGGCGGCTCGCGTCGCTTCACCGTGGCCGAACTGGCCCGGATCGCCGACGCCGGCCGGGTCGACGCCGGGTGGCTGCTGGGCTCCGGCAGCACCGCGCCCGGCGCGGCCGACGCGCCACAGACCCCGAGCGCCGCACCGGCGGCGGGTGGCGGGACCCGGACCGTCGCGCCACCCGCCGCCGGACGTCCGCTGCAGATCGTGCGCGAGACGGTGCGGCTGATCGCCGAACACGGCTTCCACGCCGTACGCGTGGCCGACATCGCCGCCGCCTGTGACACCAGCACCGCCGCGATCCACTACCACTTCCCCGGCCGCGCCGAACTGCTGGAGGCGGCCGTGCGCTGGTGCATGGACGAGGACACCGCCAGCCGCGCGGCCCGGATCTCCGAGACCGGGGCCACCGAGGACGCCGCTGCCGAACTGGCCGAACTCCTCGCCCTACAGACCCCGCGGACCGAACAGCAGCGGCGGCAGTGGCTGGTGTGGCTCGACCTGTGGGCCGAGGCGGCGCGCTCGACCGCGATCGGACGGCTGCACGTCGAGTACTACCGGCAGTGGCGCACCACCGTCGCCGACGTCGTACGGCGCGGCATCGCCCAGGGCGTCTTCCGTCCCGTCGACCCCGAGTTCAGCGCGCTGCGGCTCACCGCCCTCGTCGACGGACTGGCCTCGCAGGTGCTGGCCGGCGCCGCCGGCACCGAGGACGGGACCGGCCCCGACGACATGCACGCGGCGCTGCTCGCGCACGTGCGCACGGAACTGCTCGCCCAGGCCGCCGACTGA
- a CDS encoding DeoR/GlpR family DNA-binding transcription regulator: protein MTAHSAARAARQKRQQQIVDHVLAEGDASVAELTELTGVSVMTVHRDIAELADRGILRKYHGGVSAQPSTVFESSSDFRLHAHTGEKEALARTALEFVAPGMSLMLDDSTTALAFAKLLPQVGPLTVVTNYRLITEELRHVEDVRLIAIGGEYSRTHDSWIGLSALEMIKSFSVDLTVVSTSAITGTMTYHQEQEIVALKRAMRESGSVSMLLMDHSKVGRSALHRLDPVQAFDHVVLSRPVEDDLVAELRKLTDVRVVPA, encoded by the coding sequence ATGACCGCCCACTCAGCGGCGCGCGCGGCGCGCCAGAAGCGTCAGCAGCAGATCGTCGACCACGTGCTGGCCGAGGGCGACGCCTCGGTGGCGGAGCTGACGGAACTGACCGGCGTCAGCGTGATGACCGTGCACCGGGACATCGCCGAACTGGCCGACCGCGGCATCCTGCGCAAGTACCACGGCGGGGTCTCCGCGCAGCCCTCCACCGTCTTCGAGTCCAGCTCGGACTTCCGGCTGCACGCGCACACGGGCGAGAAGGAGGCGCTGGCCAGGACCGCACTGGAGTTCGTGGCACCGGGGATGTCGCTGATGCTGGACGACTCGACCACCGCGCTCGCCTTCGCGAAGCTGCTGCCGCAGGTGGGGCCGCTGACCGTGGTGACGAACTACCGGCTGATCACCGAGGAGCTGCGGCACGTGGAGGACGTGCGGCTGATCGCGATCGGCGGCGAGTACTCGCGCACCCACGACTCCTGGATCGGGCTCTCCGCGCTGGAGATGATCAAGAGCTTCTCGGTGGACCTGACCGTCGTCTCCACCTCGGCGATCACCGGCACCATGACCTATCACCAGGAACAGGAGATCGTCGCGCTCAAGCGCGCGATGCGGGAGTCCGGCTCGGTGAGCATGCTGCTGATGGACCACAGCAAGGTCGGCCGCAGCGCCCTGCACCGACTGGACCCCGTGCAGGCGTTCGACCACGTGGTGCTGTCCCGGCCGGTGGAGGACGACCTGGTGGCGGAGCTGCGCAAGCTGACGGACGTGCGGGTGGTGCCGGCCTGA
- a CDS encoding WYL domain-containing protein: MRADRLLSLLLLLQNRGRMTAPELATELDVSVRTVYRDIEALSGAGVPVHADRGPAGGFRLMAGYRTRLTGLTGSEAGSLFLSGLPGPVRELGLGAVLATAQLKVRAALPAPLAEHSRLVQDRFHLDAPAWFRDPDPVPLLPTVARAVWEQRVLRVRYRRWRGEARRALRPLGIVLKGGIWYAVAVTAEPDQEHGEEATAARESTTGAHPAGNGSPAPGTADGGTADGEGGDPGAGGVRTYRISRLVEAALDDEVFERPAGFDLAASWEASTRRLEALLRSETVRVRLSPAGLRLLPAKFGAPGERALEQAGPPDAEGWTEVELAVESQPVAVSDLLGLGAEAEVVGPPALRAAMVEAVRALSARYPSGA, from the coding sequence ATGCGCGCCGACCGGCTCCTCTCGCTGCTCCTCCTGCTGCAGAACCGCGGCCGGATGACGGCACCCGAACTCGCCACCGAGCTGGACGTCTCCGTCCGCACCGTCTACCGGGACATCGAGGCACTCAGCGGCGCGGGCGTACCCGTGCACGCCGACCGCGGCCCGGCGGGCGGCTTCCGCCTCATGGCCGGGTACCGCACCCGGCTCACCGGACTGACCGGCTCCGAGGCGGGGTCCCTCTTCCTGTCCGGACTGCCGGGCCCGGTGAGGGAACTGGGACTCGGCGCCGTGCTGGCGACCGCGCAGCTCAAAGTGCGCGCCGCGCTCCCCGCACCGCTCGCCGAGCACAGCCGGCTGGTCCAGGACCGGTTCCACCTGGACGCCCCGGCCTGGTTCCGGGACCCGGACCCGGTGCCGCTCCTGCCGACCGTCGCCCGCGCGGTGTGGGAGCAGCGGGTGCTGCGGGTGCGCTACCGGCGCTGGCGCGGCGAGGCACGGCGAGCGCTGCGCCCGCTGGGCATCGTCCTCAAGGGCGGCATCTGGTACGCGGTGGCGGTGACCGCTGAACCGGACCAGGAGCACGGGGAAGAGGCGACCGCGGCCAGGGAGTCGACCACGGGGGCGCACCCCGCGGGCAACGGAAGCCCGGCCCCGGGGACCGCGGACGGCGGCACCGCGGACGGGGAGGGCGGCGACCCCGGCGCGGGGGGCGTACGCACCTACCGGATCTCCCGACTGGTGGAGGCCGCCCTGGACGACGAGGTCTTCGAGCGGCCCGCCGGCTTCGACCTGGCCGCCTCCTGGGAGGCGTCGACGCGGCGGCTCGAGGCGCTGCTCCGCAGCGAAACCGTCCGGGTCCGGCTCTCCCCCGCCGGTCTGCGGCTGCTCCCCGCGAAGTTCGGCGCACCCGGTGAGCGTGCACTGGAGCAGGCGGGACCGCCCGACGCGGAGGGGTGGACCGAGGTCGAGCTGGCCGTGGAGTCGCAGCCGGTCGCCGTCTCCGATCTGCTCGGCCTGGGTGCCGAGGCGGAGGTGGTGGGGCCGCCCGCGCTGCGCGCCGCCATGGTCGAGGCTGTCCGGGCGCTCTCGGCCCGCTACCCGTCCGGGGCCTGA
- a CDS encoding DUF3224 domain-containing protein — MAERTTTAVFTGSSWDEKDVTDADRSPRLAHAAVVNDWSGGIEAVGTTCQYVLTYTAGGGGSFCGTELLTGSLDGREGAFAIQQRGTFDSEGVIRCTFEVVPGSGTEALTGLAGTGDYEVREGEQAVEVAFRYRLAGD; from the coding sequence ATGGCCGAGCGCACCACCACCGCCGTCTTCACCGGTTCCTCCTGGGACGAGAAGGACGTCACCGACGCCGACCGCAGCCCCCGGCTCGCGCACGCCGCCGTCGTCAACGACTGGAGCGGGGGCATCGAGGCGGTGGGCACCACGTGCCAGTACGTGCTCACCTACACCGCCGGGGGCGGCGGCTCCTTCTGCGGTACGGAGTTGCTGACCGGCTCGCTCGACGGGCGGGAGGGTGCCTTCGCGATCCAGCAGCGCGGCACCTTCGACTCGGAGGGTGTCATCCGCTGCACCTTCGAGGTGGTTCCGGGCTCGGGCACCGAGGCGCTGACCGGGCTGGCCGGCACCGGCGACTACGAGGTCCGCGAGGGTGAGCAGGCGGTGGAGGTGGCTTTCCGGTACCGGCTCGCCGGGGACTGA
- a CDS encoding HAD family phosphatase: MADAVVFDMDGVLVESEHLWERLWTAFAAERGKQWGPEQTKSCQGMSAPEWAAFLTEFAGAGDSVPDTERTVVDGMIKALEDGEIELLTGARAMIADTAARGPIALASSAPRRVIDAVLAHHGVDHHFKATVSSAEVPRGKPSPDVYLAAADKLGVPAADCLAVEDSSNGLRAAAAAGMTVVAIPNPGYPPAEDALAGAAHAAADHDDVRRYLLSRLPEGSPLQEGDPA; encoded by the coding sequence GTGGCCGATGCAGTGGTGTTTGACATGGACGGAGTGCTCGTCGAGAGCGAGCATCTCTGGGAGCGGCTGTGGACCGCGTTCGCCGCCGAGCGCGGCAAGCAGTGGGGCCCCGAGCAGACCAAGAGCTGCCAGGGGATGAGCGCCCCGGAGTGGGCCGCCTTCCTCACCGAGTTCGCCGGTGCGGGCGACAGCGTCCCCGACACCGAGCGCACCGTCGTGGACGGCATGATCAAGGCGCTCGAGGACGGCGAGATCGAGCTGCTGACCGGCGCCCGCGCGATGATCGCCGACACCGCGGCGCGCGGCCCGATCGCACTCGCCTCGTCCGCGCCGCGCCGCGTGATCGACGCCGTCCTCGCGCACCATGGAGTCGACCACCACTTCAAGGCCACCGTCTCCAGCGCCGAGGTCCCGCGCGGCAAGCCCAGCCCGGACGTCTACCTCGCGGCCGCCGACAAGCTCGGCGTCCCCGCGGCGGACTGCCTGGCGGTCGAGGACTCCAGCAACGGACTGCGGGCCGCCGCCGCGGCCGGCATGACGGTCGTCGCCATCCCCAACCCCGGCTATCCGCCGGCCGAGGACGCCCTGGCCGGGGCCGCCCACGCCGCGGCCGACCACGACGACGTACGCCGCTACCTGCTCTCCCGGCTCCCGGAGGGCTCCCCGCTCCAGGAAGGAGACCCGGCATGA
- a CDS encoding thioesterase family protein, which produces MTRLPLFEQTVRPEWIDYNGHLSEAFYVLVFGHATDAMMDEVGLGPAYREDTGCSLYTVEAHVRYLDEVAEGAPLTVRTRVLGAAGKKLRFAHEMFVGQRPVATTELFALHVGAEGSTPFPEAVRARLEALLEEPPEWAGRAVAPVGHSG; this is translated from the coding sequence ATGACCCGGCTCCCGCTCTTCGAGCAGACCGTGCGTCCCGAGTGGATCGACTACAACGGCCATCTGAGCGAGGCGTTCTACGTCCTGGTCTTCGGCCACGCCACCGACGCGATGATGGACGAGGTCGGTCTGGGGCCGGCCTATCGCGAGGACACCGGCTGCTCCCTCTACACCGTCGAGGCGCATGTCCGGTACCTGGACGAGGTCGCGGAAGGGGCCCCGCTGACGGTGCGTACCCGCGTCCTCGGTGCCGCCGGGAAGAAGCTGCGCTTCGCGCACGAGATGTTCGTCGGACAACGCCCGGTCGCCACGACCGAGCTGTTCGCGCTGCATGTCGGCGCCGAGGGCAGCACGCCCTTCCCCGAAGCGGTCCGCGCGCGGCTGGAGGCGCTCCTCGAGGAGCCCCCGGAGTGGGCGGGGCGGGCCGTCGCCCCGGTCGGCCACTCCGGGTGA
- a CDS encoding 2-hydroxyacid dehydrogenase: MTDPTAEPTRVLASGDHFIAPGLFVDALETALRETAPGVRLEFRTQTTPWPHTPFGPVGNVKEASGTEDELLEALGDAQVALVQMAPFTDRVIREAPNLELISVARGGPVNVDVPAATRAGIPVTFAPGRNAAAAAEFALGLMLAALRRIPASDAELKKGTWRGDYYAVENAGLELDGTTVGLVGYGAIGAIVARVLRAFGSTVLVADPYADPTKAQADGVELVALEELLRRSSVVSLHARVTPETRHLLNADNLKLLPEGAVLVNSARGELMDYAPLPALLESGRLGALALDVYDVEPPPADWPLHRAPNVITTPHLAGATRQTADRAAAVTAAQAAAYLRGERPEFVVNPEVFETTGAAGRGPRS, encoded by the coding sequence ATGACGGACCCGACAGCCGAGCCGACCCGCGTGCTGGCCTCCGGCGACCACTTCATCGCCCCCGGGCTCTTCGTCGACGCGCTGGAGACAGCCCTGCGGGAGACGGCCCCCGGCGTCCGGCTGGAGTTCCGCACCCAGACCACCCCGTGGCCGCACACCCCCTTCGGCCCGGTCGGCAACGTCAAGGAGGCCAGCGGCACCGAGGACGAGCTGCTCGAAGCGCTCGGCGACGCACAGGTCGCACTCGTCCAGATGGCGCCCTTCACCGACCGGGTGATCCGCGAGGCGCCGAACCTGGAGCTGATCTCGGTGGCCCGCGGCGGCCCGGTCAACGTCGACGTGCCGGCGGCCACCCGGGCGGGCATCCCGGTCACCTTCGCGCCCGGCCGCAACGCCGCGGCCGCCGCCGAGTTCGCGCTCGGGCTGATGCTCGCCGCGCTGCGCCGCATCCCCGCCTCCGACGCGGAGCTGAAGAAGGGCACCTGGCGCGGCGACTACTACGCCGTCGAGAACGCGGGCCTCGAGCTGGACGGCACCACCGTCGGACTCGTCGGCTACGGCGCCATCGGCGCGATCGTCGCCCGCGTGCTGCGCGCCTTCGGCTCCACGGTGCTGGTCGCCGACCCCTACGCCGATCCGACCAAGGCGCAGGCGGACGGCGTCGAACTGGTGGCGCTGGAGGAGCTGCTGCGCCGCAGCTCCGTGGTCAGCCTGCACGCCCGGGTCACCCCCGAGACCCGGCACCTGCTCAACGCCGACAACCTCAAGCTGCTGCCCGAGGGCGCCGTCCTGGTCAACTCGGCGCGCGGCGAACTCATGGACTACGCGCCGCTGCCCGCGCTGCTGGAGTCCGGCCGGCTGGGCGCGCTGGCGCTGGACGTGTACGACGTCGAGCCGCCGCCCGCCGACTGGCCGCTGCACCGCGCGCCGAACGTCATCACCACCCCGCACCTGGCGGGCGCCACCCGGCAGACCGCCGACCGCGCCGCAGCCGTCACCGCGGCCCAGGCGGCGGCGTACCTGCGCGGGGAGCGCCCCGAGTTCGTCGTGAACCCGGAGGTGTTCGAGACCACCGGGGCCGCAGGGCGAGGACCGCGGTCATGA
- a CDS encoding 3-hydroxyacyl-CoA dehydrogenase NAD-binding domain-containing protein produces the protein MNTPPTDVSRVTCVGAGVIGGGWVAHFLARGYDVTAWDPAPDAPEKLRRLVDAAWPALTRMGLAEGASPERLRFAATLEEACAEAQFVQESAPEKLELKRGLLAELDAATPEGVIIASSTSGYPMTDMQTEAAHPERLLVGHPFNPPYLIPLVEVVGGERTDRSAVEWASRFYEAAGKSVITMERELPGFIANRLQEALWREALHMVANGEATVQEIDDSITEGPGLRWAFMGPCLTFALAGGEGGMGHMLDHFGPSLKSPWTRLEAPELDAALRDAMVAGCEEAAAGRSIADLVAERDRGVIDVLRATGRLPGEASA, from the coding sequence ATGAACACCCCTCCGACCGACGTGTCCCGAGTGACGTGCGTCGGCGCCGGCGTCATAGGCGGCGGCTGGGTCGCGCACTTCCTCGCGCGCGGCTATGACGTGACCGCCTGGGACCCGGCGCCCGACGCGCCCGAGAAGCTGCGCCGCCTGGTGGACGCCGCCTGGCCCGCGCTCACCCGGATGGGGCTCGCCGAGGGCGCCTCCCCGGAGCGGCTCCGGTTCGCCGCAACCCTCGAGGAAGCCTGCGCCGAGGCACAGTTCGTGCAGGAGAGCGCGCCGGAGAAGCTGGAGCTCAAGCGCGGGCTGCTGGCCGAGCTGGACGCGGCGACGCCCGAGGGCGTCATCATCGCCTCCTCCACCTCCGGCTACCCGATGACCGACATGCAGACCGAGGCGGCACACCCGGAGCGGCTGCTGGTGGGCCACCCGTTCAACCCGCCGTATCTGATCCCGCTGGTCGAGGTGGTCGGCGGCGAGCGCACCGACCGGTCGGCCGTCGAATGGGCGTCGCGGTTCTACGAGGCGGCCGGCAAGTCGGTGATCACGATGGAGCGGGAACTGCCCGGCTTCATCGCCAACCGGCTGCAGGAGGCGCTGTGGCGGGAGGCGCTGCACATGGTCGCCAACGGCGAGGCGACGGTGCAGGAGATCGACGACTCGATCACCGAGGGCCCCGGACTGCGCTGGGCGTTCATGGGGCCCTGCCTGACGTTCGCGCTGGCGGGCGGCGAAGGGGGCATGGGCCATATGCTCGACCACTTCGGGCCGTCCCTGAAGTCGCCGTGGACCCGGCTGGAGGCGCCCGAGCTGGATGCGGCGCTGCGGGACGCGATGGTGGCGGGATGCGAGGAGGCCGCCGCCGGGCGGAGCATCGCCGACCTGGTCGCCGAGCGGGACCGAGGCGTCATCGACGTACTGCGGGCCACCGGCCGGCTCCCCGGCGAGGCGTCCGCATGA
- a CDS encoding MFS transporter codes for MTDPATRAAERGLLDRIGLPKPLVLGYVGVLLFMIGDGVESGFIAPYMADHGAGTDVKAGYVITAYGVAVMLASWFSGALSQVWGPRKVMWVGLAIWAVFDALYLLFALGTENYPMMLILYGIRGFGYPLFAFGFLVWITGSAPKARLGTAVGWFYFAFTGGLPTLGSLWSSFTIPAIGELGTLWTALGLILVGGAIALVGAKRREGGDRLAEPGVTTGESLFNSVSIIWTHPRVLVGCLVRIINTAPEFGMLVYLPRIFSDDVGFGTDKWLQLLAIIYGTNIFFNLIFGAVSDRIGWRTTIATFGALGCAISVTVLYFVPTWLGPDYYWVAVLAGMLYGATLAGFVPISALIPNMAPDNKGGAMALLNLGAGGAAFVGPAVASLFLPLVGAGGVTIVFLVLYLVAMVLTFFLKMPEEQSGPGTPAPAAAPDKSSAPTPA; via the coding sequence ATGACGGATCCAGCGACGCGAGCTGCCGAGAGAGGGCTACTCGATCGCATAGGGCTGCCGAAACCCCTGGTCCTCGGCTATGTCGGCGTACTGCTGTTCATGATCGGCGACGGTGTCGAGAGCGGCTTCATCGCGCCCTACATGGCCGACCACGGCGCGGGCACCGACGTGAAGGCGGGCTACGTCATCACCGCCTACGGCGTCGCCGTGATGCTGGCCTCCTGGTTCTCCGGCGCGCTCTCCCAGGTGTGGGGCCCGCGCAAGGTGATGTGGGTGGGCCTGGCCATCTGGGCCGTCTTCGACGCGCTCTACCTGCTCTTCGCGCTCGGCACCGAGAACTACCCGATGATGCTGATCCTCTACGGCATCCGCGGCTTCGGCTATCCGCTCTTCGCCTTCGGGTTCCTGGTCTGGATCACCGGCAGCGCCCCCAAGGCCCGGCTGGGCACCGCCGTTGGCTGGTTCTACTTCGCCTTCACCGGCGGCCTGCCCACCCTCGGCTCCCTCTGGTCCAGCTTCACCATCCCCGCCATCGGCGAGCTGGGCACCCTGTGGACCGCGCTCGGCCTCATCCTGGTCGGCGGCGCGATCGCACTGGTCGGCGCCAAGCGGCGGGAGGGCGGCGACCGGCTGGCCGAACCCGGCGTCACCACGGGCGAGTCCCTGTTCAACAGCGTCTCGATCATCTGGACCCACCCGCGCGTGCTGGTCGGCTGCCTGGTGCGGATCATCAACACCGCACCCGAGTTCGGCATGCTCGTCTACCTGCCGCGGATCTTCTCCGACGACGTCGGCTTCGGCACCGACAAGTGGCTCCAACTGCTGGCGATCATCTACGGCACCAACATCTTCTTCAACCTGATCTTCGGGGCCGTCTCGGACAGGATCGGCTGGCGCACCACCATCGCCACCTTCGGCGCCCTGGGCTGCGCGATCAGCGTGACGGTGCTGTACTTCGTGCCGACCTGGCTCGGCCCCGACTACTACTGGGTCGCCGTGCTCGCCGGGATGCTCTACGGCGCCACACTGGCGGGCTTCGTCCCCATCTCGGCGCTGATCCCCAACATGGCCCCCGACAACAAGGGCGGGGCCATGGCGCTCCTCAACCTCGGCGCGGGCGGCGCCGCCTTCGTGGGCCCGGCCGTCGCCTCGCTGTTCCTGCCGCTCGTCGGCGCCGGGGGCGTGACGATCGTCTTCCTCGTCCTCTACCTGGTCGCCATGGTGCTGACCTTCTTCCTGAAGATGCCGGAGGAGCAGAGCGGTCCCGGCACCCCGGCCCCCGCCGCGGCTCCGGACAAGAGCTCGGCCCCCACCCCCGCCTAG
- a CDS encoding 3-keto-5-aminohexanoate cleavage protein, which produces MSITENVIITAALTGAGDTVGRSPHVPVTPEQIAASAVEAAEAGAAVVHIHVRDPETGAPSRDRKLYREVLERIKETGTDVVINLTAGMGGDLVLDADQPLEKGALDGTDLVGGLDRLPHVEDLLPDICTLDCGSLNFGDQLYISTTEMLRKGARRIQELGVKPELEIFDTGQLWFAKQLLEEGLLDQPTLFQLCMGIPWGAPADPGVLQSMVNFLPPNAQWASFALGRMQMPWVAQSILLGGNVRVGLEDNLYLSRGVKATNGQLVERAVQITESLGATVASPDEARARLGLKPRTA; this is translated from the coding sequence ATGTCCATCACCGAGAACGTCATCATCACCGCCGCCCTCACCGGCGCCGGTGACACCGTCGGGCGCAGCCCGCACGTGCCCGTCACCCCCGAGCAGATAGCCGCCTCGGCGGTCGAGGCCGCCGAGGCGGGCGCCGCCGTCGTGCACATCCACGTCCGCGACCCGGAGACCGGTGCACCCTCGCGGGACCGGAAGCTGTACCGCGAGGTCCTGGAGCGGATCAAGGAGACCGGTACCGACGTCGTCATCAACCTGACCGCCGGGATGGGCGGCGACCTGGTGCTCGACGCCGACCAGCCGCTGGAGAAGGGCGCGCTGGACGGTACGGACCTGGTGGGCGGCCTGGACCGGCTGCCGCACGTGGAGGACCTGCTGCCGGACATCTGCACCCTGGACTGCGGGTCGCTCAACTTCGGCGACCAGCTCTACATCTCCACCACGGAGATGCTGCGCAAGGGCGCGCGCCGGATCCAGGAGCTGGGGGTCAAGCCGGAGCTGGAGATCTTCGACACCGGGCAGCTCTGGTTCGCCAAGCAGCTGCTGGAGGAGGGGCTGCTGGACCAGCCGACCCTCTTCCAGCTGTGCATGGGCATCCCGTGGGGCGCACCGGCCGACCCGGGCGTGCTGCAGTCGATGGTCAACTTCCTGCCACCGAACGCGCAGTGGGCCTCGTTCGCGCTCGGCCGGATGCAGATGCCGTGGGTCGCGCAGTCGATCCTGCTCGGCGGGAACGTGCGGGTCGGTCTGGAGGACAACCTCTACCTCAGCCGCGGGGTCAAGGCCACCAACGGGCAGCTCGTGGAGCGTGCCGTGCAGATCACCGAGTCGCTCGGCGCCACGGTCGCCTCCCCCGACGAGGCCCGGGCCCGGCTGGGCCTCAAGCCCCGCACCGCCTGA
- a CDS encoding FGGY-family carbohydrate kinase, with protein sequence MIVGVDVGTSVTKAQLIARDGRTGPAHEARSTLYTLPGNRVEQDMDEVIGTVVTVVREAVADAAQFSPEPVEALALTGQGDGLWLRDADGRPVGRALSWMDGRAAPVLDAWAADGTARAVHRRTGAGMFPGAAGPLLAHLAEHEPERLAAADVAGYCVDAIAQRFTGARTVDASDASVPFLDAARRTYDDEALELCGLSRWRGLLAEPAPPGALFGLLPKVAAELGLPSGLPVSAGPFDIPACGFGSGLEQVGEGNLIVGTTLACQVLSSDPAPGAADEAAGMVLATPYEDRYLRVMPAMIGTAGLDWLLGMLGVRIEELDALLARSPYGAAGVTALPFLSTSGERAPFVDARARGRLDGLSPLTSRADLVRALCEAVAYSARHCLETLGVDGAITACGGGARSGEWGRIFAGVLGRDVHVREDAVGIRGTARVAWRALGADAPGPGGDGARVARADAEAVAFYEDGYRRYLDTLETARRSW encoded by the coding sequence ATGATCGTCGGGGTCGACGTCGGGACCTCGGTCACCAAGGCGCAGCTGATCGCCCGCGACGGGCGCACCGGGCCGGCGCACGAGGCCCGCAGCACGCTGTACACGCTGCCGGGCAACCGCGTCGAGCAGGACATGGACGAGGTCATCGGCACGGTTGTCACCGTCGTACGGGAGGCCGTGGCCGACGCCGCACAGTTCTCCCCCGAGCCCGTCGAAGCCCTCGCGCTGACCGGCCAGGGGGACGGGCTGTGGCTGCGGGACGCCGACGGCCGCCCCGTGGGCCGCGCGCTGTCCTGGATGGACGGCCGCGCCGCCCCCGTGCTGGACGCCTGGGCGGCCGACGGCACGGCGCGCGCGGTCCACCGGCGCACCGGGGCCGGGATGTTCCCCGGCGCCGCCGGCCCGCTCCTCGCGCATCTGGCCGAGCACGAGCCCGAACGGCTGGCCGCGGCCGACGTGGCCGGGTACTGCGTCGACGCCATCGCGCAGCGCTTCACCGGCGCCCGCACCGTCGACGCGTCCGACGCCTCGGTCCCGTTCCTGGACGCGGCCCGCCGCACCTACGACGACGAGGCACTGGAACTGTGCGGGCTGAGCCGCTGGCGTGGGCTGCTCGCCGAACCGGCACCGCCCGGTGCGCTGTTCGGGCTGCTGCCCAAGGTCGCCGCGGAACTCGGACTGCCCTCCGGACTCCCCGTCAGCGCCGGTCCCTTCGACATCCCCGCCTGTGGATTCGGCTCCGGCCTGGAACAGGTCGGCGAGGGCAACCTCATCGTCGGGACCACCCTCGCCTGCCAGGTCCTCAGCTCCGACCCGGCGCCCGGCGCGGCGGACGAGGCCGCGGGCATGGTGCTGGCCACCCCGTACGAGGACCGCTATCTGCGGGTCATGCCCGCCATGATCGGCACTGCCGGGCTGGACTGGCTGCTGGGCATGCTCGGGGTGCGGATCGAGGAACTCGACGCGCTGCTCGCCCGGTCCCCCTACGGCGCGGCCGGAGTCACGGCGCTGCCGTTCCTGTCCACCAGCGGCGAGCGGGCCCCCTTCGTGGACGCCCGCGCCCGCGGCCGGCTCGACGGGCTCTCCCCGCTGACCAGCCGCGCCGACCTGGTGCGGGCGCTGTGCGAGGCCGTGGCCTACTCGGCCCGGCACTGCCTGGAGACCCTCGGTGTGGACGGCGCGATCACCGCCTGCGGCGGCGGCGCCCGCTCCGGCGAATGGGGACGCATCTTCGCCGGCGTCCTCGGCCGGGACGTGCACGTACGCGAGGACGCCGTGGGCATCCGCGGCACCGCGCGGGTGGCCTGGCGCGCCCTCGGCGCGGACGCCCCGGGGCCGGGCGGGGACGGTGCCCGGGTCGCCCGGGCCGACGCGGAGGCCGTCGCCTTCTACGAGGACGGCTACCGCCGCTACCTCGACACCCTGGAAACCGCCCGCCGGTCCTGGTGA